TTGAAGTGCTCCATGCTGTTGTTAGTGGACTGCTTCAAGTATCCGGCGGTTCACATACTGAACCGGCACTGACAAAAAGATTCATCTTCTTTCTTACGATTAATCACAGTCTTAATTAATTCTTAATTAACCACAGTCCAAATTCCACGAGAACAACTTAACACAATGTCCATGTCAAACAGTTTTCATATCGAAGAAAGCCCCGACCCAAATTCTATGAATAActgcagtaaaagaaaaaaaatattttgatccCTTACATTAATTAATTGCCATTAATGGATTAATTCTCAGGGTCAGCTGAGCTCAGCGTGTCGTCAGCGAACTCCTCTCTTCTGAGTCCAGGCAGCAACCTTCACTCTGAAAAGAAACTTCCGCTGCTGAGGAATGTACCTGCACGTcatcacactctcacacacacacacacacacacacacacacacacacacacacacacccgcatgTGCCCTCTTCTCTGATCTCAACCATTCCTCCTCTGTATAAATAAACCTGACAGAGTAGCAaggcagttgtgtgtgtgtgtgtgtgtgtgtgtgtgtgtgtgtgtgtggtgtgtgtgtgtgtgtgtggtgtgtgtgtgtgtgtgtgtgtgtgtgtgtgtgtgtgtgtgttgtgtgtggaggggggatCAGGAGTCTGACCGACTGACCTACAGTCTAATTATGTATCATTATCAGGAGACACAAACCGATCTAAATTACTGCAACAGCTCCCATTCACATAGATGGATTACACAGAGCAGGCcggtgcacgcacacacacacacacacacacacacacgcacacacacgcgcacacacacacacagaatgcagCCCCATTCAACACTTAAACAAATATAAATCACATGGCGTCCTCACAGAGAATTCCTGCTCACACTCTGCAGCCTGGTTCTGTCTTCATCGTCGACTCCCCCGCAGCCTGAGAGAATCACAGCggcccgccgctgccgccgctgccgctgccgccgctgccgccgccgccgctgccgccgccgccaccgctcaCTTTTACCGTACGGCCATCATTTAAAACCACATGTGGTCCTGAAAGCAGGAGATCGGTTATGACACGTAGTACACGCTTGTGTTTTTGCCAGGTCTTCCCGTCACGCGGGGTTTCGACCCGGCTCCACCTGGAGGCAGACATCCATCATCAGCGGCAGCGTCTGGTGTCGGGTGTGACGCTCAGCCCTGATTTAATGGCGAGTCTGAGGCTCAGAGGGCCGGTACTGGTCTTATGTAATCCGTCCTCAGCAGAGGCTGCTTCTCGCACTTCCAGGCTGCGATCGGACTCTGATTCTGGACGAAGGCACTGCTCAGCGAGCAGACGGGTCTAAATagagtcctgacaggaggagggTTCCTTCCCTTTGGAAGTGTTGAGGTTCAGCCTCCATCGGCTTCCTTTAACCCTTCCTGAGCGTCTCGCTCGCAGACTGGAGGTCTTCTGGACCTCTCTTCACATCGGAGGTGTGAATCCTCGTCCTGCATGGAGATCTGTCAGAGTCCTGCTGTCCAGCTGTGAGTCCAGCTGTGAGTCCAGCTGTGAGGCTGGACACTGCTGCTCCGTCGGGAGCAGAACAGACCTGGAACGTTCGCATCCTGATGGATCGCTGTTATTCCCACACTTAACAGGAGGCTGTTTTCCTACAATCATCATTAttcctgcttgtttttccagGACTCAGTCGGTTTCATGAGGAACCTTCAAAACCTTCAAATGCTGCGGACTAATGCAGGACTACGCTTTACTGCTCCACCGAAACAGGAAGTCTCTTCAGACACATGCAGCGAGACGTTCAGCTGCTTCTCCTGAGCTCATGATACACTCTTGCCACCCtcctctgttttcacacacacactcacacacacacactcacacacactctctgacagcgtccagcagcaggaagcaggagaggaagagctccaACTTGCTGACACAAACAGCAGGTCTCAGAACCAGAGAAACAGTGCACGAGCTGAGTCTTTGGTGGTTCTCACTCCTGCAGTGTTCAGGTTGGCAATGCACGTGTCCCAGAATGCATctggagaggagagacgccTGAAGACCCTCCAGTCTGCTGGActctccagctgtgtgtctggGAGGGTTTCTGCTGTGACGACCAGCGGAGCGGCTCCTCAGAACCTCAGTCCCAAGATCTGGTACCAGGAGGACAGGGTGAACTTCAGCACACACcacaccagacctggaccctgtcgaccagaccagaaccctgtagaccagaccaggaccctgtGGACTAGACCAGGATCCTGtacaccagacctggaccctgtAGAACGGACCAGAACCCTTTAGTAAAGAcctgttaagaatcatgtacCCCTCAGAGAGTTTCAGTGGGTGACTACTGGTCCACGTTAACTGATCCATCTCTGTCTCCTGATTGAAGTCAGTCTGTTTGCTTCCTGCTGGATCTGATCTGGGACCAGCTGGCAGACTGTTCGGGACCGGATCCAATCCTGGATGGTGGATCAGGACCGGATCTGCAGCCTTTACCAGATGTCCGTTGTTTTGTAGAATTCGCTGCATGAAGGATGAAGTTCTGGTTCTTTTTCTGATGCTGCCACAACGCTACTGCCAGGCCCTGGATCCAGAACCTCTCAGGATCTGGAGCCTGTCATGTCCAGTCTGCTTGGAGTCTGATGCTAACGAGTTTAAATGAGGAGTCTGGGCCTTCAgaccagaggagggtccagtgTGGGCCTTCAgaccagaggagggtccagtgTGGGCCTTCAGACCGGAGGAGGGTCCAGTGTGGACCTTCAGACCGGAGGAGGGTCCAGTGTGGGCCTTCAGACCGGCCGGGCGCTGCCTCCATCCAGACGGTCTTGCTTTATGACGGCGGGAAGTCTCCCTGCAGACTCTGGACCTTTCTAGCTATTTCCATTTTACGGcgacaaacacagaaacaacagcgTGGAACCCAAACCGAGGCCgcagaccctcctccacctcccagcCAGACTGAGACCGGCCCGGCTGCCTTCAGGGGTTGGACCGGCAGCTGGACCGACAGCCGGGACTGGATCGCTGGACCTGATGCTGGGACCGGGTCGCTGCACCGGCAGCTGGACCGGCAGCTGGACCGGCAGCTGGGACCGGCAGCTGAGGGATCAGGGTGTTCTGTGCCTTGCTCTCCGGTCCTGTCTGGACCCAGAGCTGAGAAGAGGACTGTTTGTGTCTGCTCTGAAGAACCAGCACAGCTTTAGTCATCAGTCAAACACCAGGTTCTGAATGAAACCCGCTGCAGAGAGAATAAAGACATGTGGACGTGGACACGTTGTGTCCTGCAGGTAAATAAGTCAAACCTCCAGACTGACTGAGACACTCTGTCTGATCCTTTGTTTTCCTGaaggtcctcctgcagcctgatGGGACGTTCAGTGACAGAAGACACACGGCGGTCCGTGGTTCAACCCGGTGGGTGTCGctcacccctccccccccccccccccccccccccccccccccccccttcagttATACATTCAGAACCGCATCAACCCATTCAGTCTAAAGCCACCGAACCGGACTCTGCGTCCGGGACCTGGAGCTGCGGAGGTTCAGCGGACCGAGAGACGCCTGGAAGCCGAGAGGGGCGGCCGGAGGGGCGGCCACGGAGTGAGCCGGAGACCGGAGACCGGAGACCGGAGGGCGGGATCGgattcacacattcacaggagtatgcatttattcatttcgATTACTTAGGTTTTaggtttattattattattattactattactattattattattattattattattattattattattattattattattgttgttgttgttgttgttgttgttgttgttgttgttgttgttgttgttgttgttgttgttgttgttgtcgtcgtcgtcgtggtggtggtgttggtgtgGCGGTCACCTGACATTAGCAGCTCCAGACGTAATTCGGTTATTCCTTGAATTAAACGTGTTTATTGTGAAGTGCTCGTCGCGTTTCGCTGTTGTCTCTCGTACGCtaaaagctgctgtttggatTTAAAGTGCTGAATTTACAATTAAAACAGAAAGATATTTGGATGGCAGTGTTTACAGATGTCAGCGTGTTTTGTTTGGGATTCTTTAATCGGATTACAGAGCTTTAAACAGATGAAGTGGGTTTGAAAAGTGGATTTACAAAATGTCTCGGTTTGCTTCAAACCTGGATTTTGTTGGATTATTTGAAAATTCAAGCTGAATGAGAGTTTGGTGCAGAGATTTGAACCGTTTAACGGGTTTGTCTCGTGACAGGCTGAGATgcgctgctgctggatgaagatgaaaacacatctCAGACACGGACATTAAAAATACTCTCCACAATTCTCAATTAATTCAGCATTAAACTGATAGTGATGCTGCGTTTTGGTTGGATcaataatgaataaattattaatAAGAGCACAGTTTTAAAAAGACTGTTCATGGATAAATCGCCCTGATaatattttgaaattaaaaattaaataaataataaacaaatatatatatatatatatatatatattatatatatatatatatatatatatatatctagatatatatataatatatatatataatatatatattatatatgtatgtatatatgtgtgtgtacacatgcatgcacaaacaATGACTGAGATTAattttatattatttcatttttattttgtgttttccctgttcCTGCTGTCCGGGTATTTTTTCTGTCGAACTTCCataagtgaaagaaaaaaattgacctgcagcaacaacaacaataataataatattaacaacaatgaaaatgattgatacaaaaatataataatagCTAATGTAATTTATTTGATGGTATTTGGGGGAAATTATTTTATTCTTCGCAGACGAAACGCCTCGATGTCAGTCTGCCGTTATAACGGAGAAATGACATCCTGCAAAGCACGTTATTTAACGGGttcacaaaataaattaaatctgcAATCTAACAATGATAATTTACAACAAAGTCTAAGAttcaaacagaataaaataaatgtacgTGCTGATCAGATTCACGCACGCGGTGTGAGCGTGAATGGAGCTGATTCTGAGAGCGATCACTGACAAGGGCCAGTCTGAAAATCTCAAACCATCATCCCGTCATTTCCAGGCGGATTAGAGAGAAAACGTCACTTCTCTGCAAACTGCGGTGTTTAGAGTCAGGCGTGGAAATGAAAGGGTTAAAATAAGaagatgatggaggtgtgatcGCTGTGGTCTCAGGTGAGATGAATGAAATGGAAATTAAAAGGAGTCAGAATCCCTCTGCTGTTCTGGAACACAATCCGCGCAGCGTGCGCGCTCGGCGGCCGGGAAGGACCGGGCGGGATACCGGAAGGTTAACTGCGACTTCTCTTGACCTTGCTGCAGCGCTGTTCGCGTGAACCAGGCCCTCGCGCGTGCACATGCGTGCACGCCAGCGGGTCTACTTAGCAGGCCCATTGACATTAAAGACGAGTAAACAGAGTGTGCAGACGACGGGGCCggagcgggggcgggggcgcGCGCCATTGGTGCGCGCAGGCAGTTCCCCCTCCCCGGCAGTAAAAGATGGAGAGAATCaaatcctccctctctctctctctctctctctctctctctctctctctctctctctctctctctctctctctctctctcttacccTCAAACCGTTTCCTCCGCCGCTCAGAGACCCACTACCTGCGCAGACCGGTGCGTCCGTGCCAAACGGCTCCGAAGCTCGCGGGGCGGGATGAGAGGAGAACCCGGCGGATCCGCAGAGTCCAGAGAAAGACGACGGAAGAGGAGTACGCGGCTCGGCGGTGACTGGTAGTTCGAGGTGGGCCATGCCCGGACAGTGAGAGGCCCGCGGGCCCCTGCAGAGCGTCCGGGCCCGGAGAAGTCCCGGGAGGAGCCGGCTTCGGGATGCCTTCCGCCCCGAGCGCCCGCTGATCCGCCCAGAGCCGCGCTCGTTTCCGTGCTGCAGCATCCGAGAGGAGCCGTGCGCGCCCGCGCCGCGCGCTCCGGGTCACCATGAGCCTGGTGTCGGGCTTCCCGCACCACCCGGTCGTGCACCACCACGACACGCACCACTACTCCCTGCACGCCGCGGCCGGACGCTGTCACGAGGACACCGGCGCGCCCCCGTACTTCACGAGCTGGCTGATCAGCCACGCGGACGTGTCCCCCTCTGACTACAGCCTCGCGCCGGGATACAGTCCGGAGTACcacgggagcggcggcggcggcggcggcggctccggcggcggcctggacccgcaccaccaccaccaccaccaccactacggCCCCGGCGGCCTGGTCCCGGGGCCCGGCGCGCTGTCCGTGAACGGGGCCGCGGTAGGCatgcaccaccaccaccaccacgcgCACCCCCGCACCGTGAAGCGGAGGCCCACGGCGAACCGCAAGGAGCGGCGGCGGACCCAGAGCATCAACTCGGCCTTCGCGGAGCTGCGGGAGTGCATCCCCAACGTGCCCGCGGACACCAAGCTGTCCAAGATCAAGACTCTGCGCCTGGCCACCAGCTACATCTCCTACCTGATGGACATCCTGGACAAGGACGGACAGCACGGGGACACGCAGGCCTTCAAGGCCGAGCTGAAGAAGACGGAGGCTCGCGAGGAGCGCAGGAAGAGAGAGGCGGTAAGGACGGAGCGAAGCTCCGGCGTGCGGGGAGCAGCGCGGCTCTGAGAGCTCCACCCGAAACCCCACAGCTCTGCGCTGCCCGTGGTTACTGACAGAATACTGGCAAAAGACAGCGAATACAGtgaagattattattattattattattgtcatcactattattattattattattattattattattattattattattattattacatctATTGAAGTAGTAAAGATAATCATTTACAAATTAAAACTATTAacaatatttattaaaaaaaatatatgccTTATACGCATGTGGAAAAAAGTGACTAAACTTTGTACTTTATTTGATGTTGTCCAACATCTGGCCGAAGACTATAAAAATTGTGACaataacaccaaaaaaaaaataataataataataataatttttttcttattttatatttgaatcCATAGAATATGTGGATCTTCAGTCagagaataaataaattgacaaataaattaattaatgaataaataaataaataaatgaataaaagtgaTCTTGAGTGAAAGCCACTGATTTATTATCTGATTTATTATTGCTGAAGTGTCTGAGCACACAGAGTTAGAGAGCAGTAAAATAGAGCAGATGCTGGGAGACGTTTCACTGTTTATCAGGaggaaactttatttttattagtAAATTTTACCTCGTGGAAAAAAGTatgaatttaaatttaaagtattttataTTGAACGGTTTGAAACATTCAGAGGAGAGCAAAGCATTGTGTTGACATGCCAGTgaccagaggtgtgtgtgtgtgtgtgtgtgtgtgtgatggttcCACCAGGCTGAATGACTTTGGCATCTGATTGAAATAGGTTTGTTGTGGCTGATGTTGCtcggtgtgtgttgctgttgctaCACACTGACCTTcatgatgctaatgctgcttcaccagcagtgacaacacacacacacacacacacacacacacacacacacacacacacacacacacacacacacaggcaaaacTGAACGGAAAGTCATCCTGAGGGCCTGACGGCCAGTCTTTGGCCCTCTGGCCACATGTTAAGCACCCTGGACTCAGAGAGTGTAGAACCGTTACACACTCCTGAAACACAACCAGACCTGCGGTGAGCAGCGGGCAGCCAAACACTCCCACAGCAGGAATGCAGCtccaagaaagaaaggaagaaatgaaatcacacaaaataagtgaaataaagaaagaagagggcaaagtgtgaaaacaacaaacaattaaaagactgttttctttcctttcataTGCCAGAGACAAACTGAGTtcaaactgcagcaggatgtgatggagggatcATCTGAtaggcccacacacacacacacacacacacacacacacacacacacacacacacacacacactaaacatggagtttttttaatagttttcttTGAATGTTGAGTGACCAGCTGTCTGGTTGTAGAAAATAAGGTTGTATTTACTGGGCTATTCTTTAGCAACCATCAATAATTGTGACCCAGAACGAGGAGGAACAGTGAAAGTGATTCCTGTTTGAACAAGAACATGTGAGTCACTGAGAGTGGAAAGTGGAAGCAGCTCTGAGTGTTTGGGTTCAGACAGAACGGAGAACGATCGCGAGTCTGAACCCTCACCAGCCCTGTGgggggctggagctgctggagctggagggggtgTAGCTGGTGGGGCTGCTGGAGCATGCTCATGGTGGGGCTGGTGGAGCACGCTCATGGTGGGGCTGGTGGAGCATGCTCATGGTGGGGCTGCTGGAGCATGCTCATGGTGGGGCTGCTGGAGCATGCTCATGGTGGGGCTGCTGGAGCACGCTCATGGTGGGGCTGGTGTGTCGGTGGCACGCGGTGGGcctggtggagcagcagtgacagagTCTCGGTACGGACCAGGGAACGGGAGCAGCCGTCCTCAGACAGTCTGGAGCCAGGAGGGGCCTGCAGGTTCCACtaccctccacacacacacacacacacacacacacacacacacacacacacacacacacacacacacacacttcagctgcTCACCATCATAAATCTGGCCTCATAATGACAAATGGCTGCTGCTTTATTTACTGGAGAGCGCTGATGTCCTGCTCAGCGCCCGCAGCCGGGGGTCGCgggcctgacctctgaccccagcccTCGGTCCTGtgtgctgcagaagctcctggaTGCTGATCTGGTGCCAACATGCCAGCTTCTCCCAGCAGAGCGGGGAAAGTCAGGGAGACGTAAACAGTGGAGACGAGAGCAGAagagggacttcctgtctgtggaCATGTGGACGAGGAGACGTAGGGACGTGGGGACATGAGGACATGTGGACGTG
The nucleotide sequence above comes from Salarias fasciatus chromosome 6, fSalaFa1.1, whole genome shotgun sequence. Encoded proteins:
- the hand2 gene encoding heart- and neural crest derivatives-expressed protein 2, which produces MSLVSGFPHHPVVHHHDTHHYSLHAAAGRCHEDTGAPPYFTSWLISHADVSPSDYSLAPGYSPEYHGSGGGGGGGSGGGLDPHHHHHHHHYGPGGLVPGPGALSVNGAAVGMHHHHHHAHPRTVKRRPTANRKERRRTQSINSAFAELRECIPNVPADTKLSKIKTLRLATSYISYLMDILDKDGQHGDTQAFKAELKKTEAREERRKREAVEIPKTTSSSSSSSSSSSSGDKKSKGRTGWPQHVWALELKQ